From the genome of bacterium, one region includes:
- a CDS encoding NAD(P)H-binding protein, with product MKLTIFAATGGIGRQALEQAVAAGHEVTAVVRNPKKLSA from the coding sequence ATGAAGCTCACAATCTTCGCGGCGACCGGCGGTATCGGTCGGCAAGCCCTCGAGCAGGCCGTCGCCGCAGGTCACGAGGTCACAGCAGTCGTACGAAACCCGAAGAAGCTGTCCGCAA